The following coding sequences lie in one Bordetella genomosp. 9 genomic window:
- a CDS encoding Bug family tripartite tricarboxylate transporter substrate binding protein: MPFARLMRALALAVLPAVAAAPAAADTYPSKPLRWVVPYAAGGGSDFLARTVSQGLSPRLGQPVVVDNKPGGNTAIGASETARAQPDGYTMLSADNGTLVFNPALYAKLSYDPVKDLAPVTLMGRFPMILVAGPGLKAADVKGLLAEAKARKEGLDYASAGAGSPHHLAMELLKVETGANLVHVPYRGAAPALSDVAAGQVPIMMVDLAAGAGFIKGGKVRALAVANPTRLQQLPDVPTFAELGYKNVEAAAQVGIVVPAATPQPVIDILNRQLVATINDPVIRQKLIDFGIEPVGNTPAEYRDLLQAERARWHKLIHDLNIKLD; this comes from the coding sequence ATGCCCTTTGCCCGCCTGATGCGCGCGCTCGCACTCGCCGTTCTGCCCGCCGTGGCCGCCGCTCCCGCCGCAGCCGATACCTACCCGTCCAAGCCGCTGCGCTGGGTCGTGCCCTATGCCGCGGGCGGCGGTTCGGACTTTCTGGCCCGCACCGTCAGCCAGGGCCTGTCGCCGCGGCTGGGACAGCCCGTCGTGGTGGACAACAAGCCGGGCGGGAACACGGCCATCGGCGCTTCGGAAACCGCCCGCGCGCAGCCCGACGGCTACACCATGCTGTCGGCGGACAACGGCACGCTGGTGTTCAACCCGGCGCTGTATGCGAAGCTGTCCTACGACCCGGTCAAGGACCTGGCCCCCGTCACGCTGATGGGCCGCTTCCCCATGATTCTCGTGGCCGGCCCCGGCCTGAAGGCCGCCGACGTGAAGGGCTTGCTGGCCGAGGCCAAGGCGCGCAAGGAAGGACTGGACTATGCTTCGGCCGGCGCGGGCAGCCCGCACCATCTGGCCATGGAGCTGCTCAAGGTGGAGACCGGCGCGAACCTGGTGCACGTGCCTTATCGCGGCGCGGCGCCCGCCCTGTCGGACGTCGCCGCCGGCCAGGTGCCCATCATGATGGTCGACCTGGCCGCCGGCGCGGGCTTCATCAAGGGCGGCAAGGTGCGGGCCCTGGCCGTGGCGAACCCCACGCGGCTGCAGCAGCTGCCGGACGTGCCCACGTTCGCCGAGCTCGGCTACAAGAATGTGGAGGCCGCCGCCCAGGTCGGCATCGTCGTGCCCGCCGCCACGCCGCAACCCGTCATCGACATCCTGAACCGCCAGCTGGTGGCGACGATCAACGACCCGGTCATCCGCCAGAAGCTCATCGACTTCGGCATCGAGCCGGTGGGCAACACGCCGGCCGAGTACCGCGACCTGCTGCAGGCCGAACGCGCCCGCTGGCACAAGCTGATTCACGACCTGAACATCAAGCTGGATTGA
- a CDS encoding cytochrome P450/oxidoreductase produces MSQTANPTAAGGCPVAHAAAQAPRGCPVHVSARAAEFDPFGDGYQQDPPEYVRWAREQEPVFYSPKLGYWVVTRYDDIKAIFRDNITFSPSIALEKITPTGPEANAVLASYGYAMNRTLVNEDEPAHMPRRRVLMEPFTPEAIKHHEPLVRRLAREYVDRFIDDGRADLVDQMLWEVPLTVALHFLGVPEEDMDLLRRYSIAHTVNTWGRPKPEEQVAVAHAVGNFWQLAGKILDKMRQDPDQPGWMQYGIRKQREHPDIVTDSYLHSMMMAGIVAAHETTANASANAIKLLLQHPDAWRDICDDPSLIPNAVEECLRHNGSVAAWRRLATRDTEIAGVRIPAGSKLLIVSASANHDERHFADADLFDIRRENASDQLTFGYGAHQCMGKNLARMEMQIFLEELTRRLPHMKLAEQKFTYVPNTSFRGPEHLWVEWDPAQNPERRRPEILTLRQPVRIGEPSTQAIARTLVVENVAAVARDILLLTLATTDGRALPRWAPGAHIDIECGDTGMSRQYSLCGDPADTSRLRIAVLREAEGRGGSAWIHANVKPGMRLRVRGPRNHFRLDESTPRALFIAGGIGITPVSAMARRARELGIDYTLHYSGRSRAAMALLPELIDLHGDRLHVYASDEGLRNDFAALLARPDPDTQIYACGPERMLDALKQASAHWPEDALRVEHFHSTLGRLDPSKEHAFEAELKDSGLVVTVAADQTLLAALRAANIDVQSDCEEGLCGSCEVRVLAGEIDHRDVVLTRAEREANNKMMSCCSRARGQRIVLEL; encoded by the coding sequence ATGTCCCAAACCGCCAATCCCACCGCCGCGGGCGGCTGTCCCGTCGCGCATGCCGCGGCCCAGGCGCCGCGCGGCTGCCCCGTCCACGTCAGCGCCCGCGCGGCGGAGTTCGATCCCTTCGGCGACGGCTATCAGCAGGATCCGCCCGAGTACGTGCGCTGGGCGCGGGAACAGGAGCCGGTTTTCTACAGCCCGAAGCTCGGCTACTGGGTGGTCACCCGCTACGACGACATCAAGGCCATCTTCCGGGACAACATCACCTTCAGTCCCTCCATCGCGCTGGAGAAGATCACGCCCACGGGGCCGGAGGCCAACGCCGTCCTGGCGTCGTACGGCTATGCCATGAACCGCACGCTCGTCAACGAGGACGAGCCCGCCCACATGCCGCGCCGGCGCGTGCTGATGGAGCCCTTCACGCCGGAGGCGATCAAGCACCACGAGCCCCTGGTGCGCCGGCTCGCGCGCGAATACGTCGACCGCTTCATCGACGACGGCAGGGCCGACCTGGTGGACCAGATGCTGTGGGAAGTGCCGCTGACCGTCGCACTGCATTTCCTGGGCGTGCCCGAGGAAGACATGGACCTGCTGCGCCGGTATTCCATCGCGCACACGGTCAATACCTGGGGACGCCCCAAGCCCGAGGAGCAGGTTGCCGTGGCCCACGCGGTGGGCAACTTCTGGCAGCTCGCCGGCAAGATCCTGGACAAGATGCGCCAGGATCCGGACCAGCCCGGCTGGATGCAGTACGGGATACGCAAGCAGCGCGAACATCCCGATATCGTCACCGACTCCTACCTGCACTCGATGATGATGGCGGGCATCGTGGCGGCGCACGAGACCACCGCCAACGCATCGGCCAACGCCATCAAGCTGCTGTTGCAGCATCCGGACGCCTGGCGGGATATCTGCGATGACCCCTCGCTCATCCCCAATGCGGTGGAGGAGTGCCTGCGCCATAACGGCTCGGTCGCGGCATGGCGGCGCCTGGCCACGCGCGACACCGAGATCGCGGGCGTGCGCATTCCGGCGGGTTCCAAACTGCTGATCGTCAGCGCTTCGGCCAACCACGACGAAAGGCACTTCGCCGATGCCGACCTGTTCGACATCCGCCGTGAGAACGCCAGCGATCAGCTCACCTTCGGTTATGGCGCGCATCAGTGCATGGGCAAGAACCTGGCGCGCATGGAAATGCAGATTTTCCTGGAGGAATTGACCCGCCGGCTGCCCCATATGAAGCTGGCGGAACAGAAGTTCACCTACGTGCCCAACACGTCGTTCCGCGGTCCCGAGCATCTCTGGGTGGAATGGGATCCCGCGCAAAACCCGGAACGGCGCCGCCCGGAAATCCTGACCCTGCGCCAGCCCGTGCGCATCGGCGAACCCTCCACCCAGGCGATCGCCCGCACGCTGGTGGTCGAGAACGTCGCTGCCGTGGCGCGCGACATCCTCCTGCTGACGCTGGCCACCACCGACGGCAGGGCGCTGCCGCGCTGGGCGCCGGGCGCGCATATCGACATCGAGTGCGGCGATACCGGAATGTCCCGCCAGTACTCGCTATGCGGCGATCCCGCCGACACCAGCCGGCTGCGCATTGCCGTGCTGCGCGAGGCCGAAGGCCGCGGCGGCTCGGCGTGGATCCACGCCAACGTCAAGCCCGGCATGCGGCTGCGCGTGCGGGGCCCGCGTAACCATTTCCGCCTGGATGAAAGCACGCCGCGCGCCCTCTTCATCGCGGGCGGCATCGGTATTACGCCCGTCAGCGCCATGGCGCGCCGCGCGCGTGAACTGGGCATCGACTACACGCTGCATTACAGCGGCCGCTCGCGCGCCGCCATGGCGCTGCTGCCCGAGCTGATCGACCTGCACGGCGATCGGCTGCACGTCTACGCCAGCGACGAGGGGCTGCGCAACGACTTCGCGGCGCTGCTGGCCCGGCCCGACCCGGATACCCAGATCTACGCCTGCGGGCCGGAGCGGATGCTGGACGCCCTGAAGCAGGCCAGCGCGCATTGGCCGGAGGACGCGCTGCGCGTCGAGCATTTCCATTCAACGCTGGGCCGGCTGGACCCGTCCAAGGAGCATGCCTTCGAGGCGGAATTGAAGGACTCGGGGCTGGTCGTTACCGTGGCGGCCGACCAGACGCTGCTGGCGGCCCTGCGCGCGGCCAATATCGACGTGCAGAGCGACTGCGAGGAAGGCCTGTGCGGCTCTTGCGAGGTGCGCGTGCTGGCCGGCGAGATCGACCACCGGGATGTGGTACTGACGCGCGCGGAACGGGAAGCGAACAACAAGATGATGAGCTGTTGCTCCCGTGCGCGCGGCCAGCGCATCGTGCTGGAACTGTAG
- a CDS encoding Dps family protein encodes MKKPAGTSKNSGKKSELAKRRQAPLATPSDISTEGTRDISGALNRLLADVFALYLKTKNFHWHISGPHFRDYHLLLDEQATEIFAMTDPIAERIRKLGGTTLRSIGHISRTQRLLDNDAEYVQPLDMLAELQEDNKSLTAFMREVHDICDEHRDIATASLIENWIDETEQRTWFLFETSRRGDPTGH; translated from the coding sequence ATGAAGAAACCCGCAGGCACTTCCAAGAATTCGGGCAAGAAAAGCGAACTCGCCAAGCGCCGCCAGGCGCCCCTGGCGACCCCTTCGGACATCTCCACCGAAGGCACGCGCGATATCAGCGGTGCGCTCAACCGACTTCTCGCGGATGTCTTTGCGCTGTACCTGAAGACCAAGAATTTCCATTGGCACATCAGCGGGCCGCACTTCCGCGACTATCACCTGCTGCTGGACGAGCAGGCCACGGAAATCTTCGCGATGACCGACCCGATCGCCGAACGCATCCGCAAGCTCGGCGGCACCACCCTGCGTTCCATCGGCCATATCTCGCGCACGCAGCGTCTGCTCGATAACGACGCCGAATACGTGCAGCCGCTGGACATGCTTGCCGAGCTGCAGGAAGACAACAAGAGCCTGACGGCGTTCATGCGCGAAGTGCACGACATCTGCGACGAGCACCGCGATATCGCCACCGCGAGCCTGATCGAAAACTGGATCGACGAAACCGAACAGCGCACCTGGTTCCTGTTCGAAACCAGCCGCCGCGGCGACCCGACGGGTCACTGA
- a CDS encoding NYN domain-containing protein: MIASHDNVSMALFCDFENVALGVRDANYEKFDIRLVLERLLLKGSIVIKKAYCDWDRYKAFKAPMHEANFELIEIPHVRQSGKNSADIRLVVDALDLCYAKSHLDTFVIISGDSDFSPLVSKLRENAKHVIGVGVKQSTSDLLIANCDEFIFYDDLVRESARSSSRRATRASSATARRASGDDRRRREDEARKEDEARKDDIETRRAQGIDIAVETFEALVAERGDSGKIWASALKDAIKRRRPDFNESYYGFRAFGSLLDEAQARGLLQVGRDEKSGTYLYWSHTGAASQASGADTQGNAREAGEAAEPALTAADAIEQAAPAAPPSKPKRPARRRARSANENAAMAGSANGADEANGADQANAGEPFAAPADDGASAGDTGEAALRSNAGEAAAPTQSVPARRPRGRAAKAPASPAEAPLPAAAPDTPLASPAVMAQEAQTGQGEGKGQGEGEGAADNEAPRKRARQSPARARRPRKTAARVTET, encoded by the coding sequence ATGATTGCTTCCCACGACAACGTGAGCATGGCGCTGTTCTGCGACTTCGAAAACGTCGCATTGGGCGTGCGCGATGCCAATTACGAAAAATTCGATATCCGGCTGGTCCTGGAGCGGCTGCTGCTGAAAGGCAGCATCGTGATCAAGAAAGCGTATTGCGACTGGGACCGCTACAAGGCTTTCAAGGCGCCGATGCACGAGGCCAATTTCGAGCTGATCGAAATCCCCCACGTGCGGCAGTCCGGCAAGAACTCGGCGGACATCCGCCTGGTGGTCGATGCGCTGGACCTTTGCTATGCCAAGTCCCATCTCGACACCTTCGTCATCATCAGCGGCGACTCGGACTTCTCGCCCCTGGTGTCGAAGCTGCGCGAAAACGCCAAGCACGTCATCGGCGTGGGCGTGAAGCAGTCGACTTCCGATCTGCTCATCGCCAATTGCGACGAGTTCATTTTCTACGACGATCTGGTGCGCGAAAGCGCCCGGTCTTCGTCGCGGCGGGCCACGCGGGCCTCGTCCGCAACCGCGCGGCGCGCAAGCGGAGACGACCGCCGCCGCCGCGAGGACGAAGCGCGCAAGGAAGACGAGGCGCGCAAGGACGACATCGAAACGCGGCGGGCGCAAGGCATCGACATCGCGGTGGAAACCTTCGAGGCCCTGGTGGCCGAGCGCGGCGACAGCGGCAAGATCTGGGCGTCGGCGCTGAAAGACGCGATCAAGCGCCGCCGGCCGGACTTCAACGAGTCGTACTACGGCTTCCGGGCCTTCGGCAGTCTGCTGGACGAAGCGCAGGCGCGCGGGCTGTTGCAGGTGGGGCGCGATGAAAAGTCCGGCACGTATCTGTACTGGTCGCACACCGGCGCGGCCTCGCAGGCGTCCGGCGCCGATACGCAGGGCAATGCGCGCGAGGCAGGCGAAGCCGCGGAACCTGCGCTGACGGCGGCGGACGCCATCGAGCAGGCGGCGCCGGCCGCGCCGCCGTCGAAACCGAAGCGCCCGGCGCGTCGCCGCGCACGGAGCGCGAACGAGAACGCGGCCATGGCCGGCAGCGCGAATGGCGCGGACGAGGCGAATGGCGCGGACCAGGCGAATGCCGGCGAGCCCTTTGCCGCGCCGGCCGATGACGGCGCATCGGCGGGCGATACCGGCGAAGCGGCGTTGCGGTCCAACGCCGGCGAAGCGGCTGCGCCCACGCAGTCCGTGCCGGCGCGCCGCCCGCGCGGCCGCGCGGCAAAGGCCCCTGCTTCGCCTGCCGAAGCGCCGCTGCCGGCGGCCGCGCCGGATACGCCGTTGGCCAGCCCGGCGGTCATGGCGCAGGAAGCGCAGACCGGCCAGGGCGAGGGCAAGGGCCAGGGCGAGGGCGAGGGCGCCGCCGACAACGAGGCGCCGCGCAAGCGCGCGCGCCAGTCGCCAGCCCGCGCACGGCGCCCGCGCAAAACGGCAGCCCGTGTCACTGAAACCTGA
- a CDS encoding DUF2239 family protein translates to MPITVQTPCTAFAGHRKLAAGSLADVALAVKAAIERDPSPAGASVLTFDDATGRLIDIDTRGSGGDVLARLAQAYAGPGSDTTVHAPSTHGEPRSATPRGRGRPRLGVVAREVTLLPRHWEWLNEQPGGASVALRKLVEAAMRDRRTGERAMREAAYRFMSAMAGDMPGFEEAARALFAGDAQTMVQCMAAWPEDVRDHALRLAFGAAADFGPAKEIQ, encoded by the coding sequence ATGCCGATTACTGTCCAGACCCCCTGCACCGCCTTCGCAGGCCATCGCAAGCTTGCCGCCGGTTCGCTCGCAGATGTCGCCCTGGCGGTGAAGGCCGCGATCGAGCGGGACCCGTCGCCGGCCGGCGCCAGCGTCCTGACATTCGACGACGCCACCGGCCGCCTCATCGATATCGACACCCGTGGCAGCGGCGGCGACGTGCTGGCGCGGCTGGCGCAGGCGTACGCCGGACCTGGAAGCGACACCACCGTTCATGCGCCTTCGACTCACGGCGAACCGCGGTCCGCCACGCCGCGTGGACGCGGGCGGCCCCGGCTCGGCGTGGTGGCGCGCGAAGTGACCCTGCTGCCCCGCCATTGGGAGTGGCTGAACGAACAACCCGGCGGCGCGTCGGTCGCGCTGCGCAAACTGGTCGAGGCCGCCATGCGGGATCGGCGCACCGGGGAACGCGCGATGCGCGAGGCCGCCTACCGCTTCATGTCGGCCATGGCCGGCGATATGCCGGGCTTCGAGGAAGCCGCGCGCGCCCTGTTCGCCGGCGATGCCCAGACCATGGTCCAATGCATGGCGGCGTGGCCTGAGGATGTCCGCGACCATGCGCTGCGCCTCGCCTTCGGCGCGGCGGCGGACTTCGGCCCGGCCAAGGAGATTCAATGA
- a CDS encoding tripartite tricarboxylate transporter substrate binding protein, with amino-acid sequence MKTMLKSAIAALSLCAAAACLAQDNWPAKPITMIVPFPPGGVADTVARPVADAMSRYLKQSVVVENRAGAGGGVGMGAVARAEPDGYTVLMALSSISIIPEADRILGRSPMYRLDQFKPIARFTADPTVLVVRSDSPWQTARQFIDDLRRPDAQPVSYGSSGNYGTMHVPMEMLRSASGIHVLHVPYGGAGPAIVALLGGQVQAVSTGPASVLQYIQAGRVRPLATWGESRLAALPDTPTLKELGYDVTFAQWSGLFVPAATPAPVVQKLRAAAAAAAKDSKVRDTIQQAGSPILYMDAPEFQQYWDADAAKMTDAVRKIGKVE; translated from the coding sequence ATGAAAACAATGCTGAAATCGGCCATCGCCGCGCTATCCCTGTGCGCAGCGGCCGCCTGCCTGGCGCAGGACAACTGGCCCGCCAAACCCATCACGATGATCGTGCCCTTCCCGCCGGGCGGCGTGGCCGACACGGTGGCGCGGCCGGTGGCGGATGCCATGAGCCGATACCTGAAGCAATCGGTGGTGGTGGAAAACCGCGCGGGTGCAGGCGGCGGCGTCGGCATGGGCGCCGTGGCGCGCGCCGAACCCGACGGCTACACGGTACTGATGGCGCTTTCGTCGATTTCCATCATCCCCGAGGCCGACCGCATCCTGGGACGGTCGCCGATGTACCGCCTGGACCAGTTCAAGCCCATCGCACGATTCACCGCGGACCCCACGGTGCTGGTGGTTCGCTCGGACAGTCCGTGGCAAACGGCGCGGCAATTCATCGACGACCTGCGCCGGCCTGATGCGCAGCCCGTCAGCTATGGTTCCTCCGGAAACTACGGGACGATGCACGTTCCGATGGAGATGCTGCGCAGCGCCTCGGGGATTCACGTCCTGCACGTGCCCTATGGCGGCGCGGGCCCGGCGATCGTGGCCTTGCTGGGCGGCCAGGTGCAGGCGGTGTCCACCGGTCCCGCGTCGGTGCTGCAATACATCCAGGCCGGGCGGGTGCGCCCGCTGGCGACGTGGGGGGAAAGCAGGCTGGCGGCGCTGCCCGACACGCCGACCCTGAAGGAACTGGGCTACGACGTGACCTTCGCGCAGTGGTCGGGTTTGTTCGTGCCGGCCGCGACGCCCGCGCCCGTGGTGCAGAAGCTGCGCGCCGCGGCCGCCGCGGCGGCGAAGGATTCCAAGGTGCGCGACACCATCCAGCAGGCAGGCAGTCCGATCCTTTATATGGATGCGCCGGAGTTCCAGCAATACTGGGATGCGGACGCGGCCAAGATGACGGATGCCGTGCGCAAGATCGGCAAGGTCGAATGA
- a CDS encoding 2Fe-2S iron-sulfur cluster-binding protein, producing the protein MTGASGRYTVTLIPSEWRFDADAGDTLLAAATRADIRMPSSCRNGTCRACMCYLVEGEVAYPGGRPGLTSEEMEEGWILPCVGRARSDLRIDVPDAEAAQKTPPTPIMVGPRR; encoded by the coding sequence ATGACAGGCGCAAGCGGCCGCTACACGGTCACCCTAATCCCTTCCGAATGGCGTTTCGATGCCGACGCCGGCGACACCTTGCTCGCCGCTGCGACACGCGCGGACATCCGTATGCCGAGCTCATGCCGCAACGGCACATGCCGCGCCTGCATGTGTTATCTGGTCGAGGGAGAAGTCGCCTATCCCGGCGGACGGCCGGGCCTGACTTCGGAGGAAATGGAGGAAGGCTGGATCCTTCCCTGCGTGGGACGGGCCCGCAGCGATCTGCGCATCGACGTGCCGGACGCCGAGGCAGCGCAGAAAACGCCGCCAACGCCCATCATGGTGGGCCCGCGGCGTTGA
- a CDS encoding LysR family transcriptional regulator gives MDFSLRELSYFLAAVTHGHLGRAASACDVTQPALSKSLKRLEDETGLALFDRANRTLRPTSAGLAFAEHARKVVNQYEDALRHAESLRAGKGGMLRLGATAATMDTVVMPALQTLLPAQPGLQVALTLGLSDELPDLVQQGDLDLAVAPSDGRGGVLRQEAVGHDVLKLVAGRRNPLAGRPGLALADLAAQRWVLPKRTSVARQRLDAFFARENQPLPRAVLEVDFVSAGALKLVAGTDLLTVAPAELLDDTPDAGVAALSVDAALPLTRDISLLSRRQAVWSPMMKAFRAVLKNRR, from the coding sequence ATGGATTTTTCGCTGCGTGAGCTTTCGTACTTCCTGGCCGCCGTGACGCACGGCCACCTGGGCCGGGCCGCGTCCGCTTGCGACGTCACCCAGCCGGCGCTGTCCAAATCGCTCAAGCGCCTGGAAGATGAAACCGGACTGGCGTTGTTCGACCGCGCCAACCGCACGCTGCGGCCGACGTCCGCGGGACTGGCCTTCGCCGAGCACGCCCGCAAGGTCGTCAACCAATACGAGGACGCGCTGCGGCACGCCGAAAGCCTGCGGGCCGGCAAGGGCGGAATGTTGCGGCTTGGCGCGACGGCGGCCACCATGGATACGGTCGTCATGCCGGCGCTGCAGACGCTGCTGCCGGCGCAACCCGGCCTGCAGGTCGCGCTGACCCTTGGGTTGTCCGATGAACTGCCCGACTTGGTGCAGCAAGGCGATCTGGACCTGGCGGTGGCGCCGTCCGACGGCCGCGGCGGCGTGCTGCGTCAGGAAGCCGTGGGCCACGACGTTTTGAAACTGGTTGCCGGCCGCCGCAACCCGCTGGCCGGGCGCCCGGGCCTTGCGTTGGCGGACCTGGCGGCGCAACGGTGGGTGCTGCCCAAGCGGACGTCGGTCGCGCGCCAGCGTCTGGACGCCTTTTTCGCCCGTGAAAACCAGCCCTTGCCGAGGGCGGTGCTCGAGGTGGACTTCGTGTCGGCCGGGGCGCTGAAGCTCGTGGCGGGCACGGATCTGCTGACCGTGGCGCCGGCGGAATTGCTGGACGACACGCCCGATGCGGGCGTGGCCGCGCTATCCGTGGACGCGGCCTTGCCGCTGACCCGCGACATCTCACTGCTGAGCCGGCGGCAGGCCGTGTGGTCGCCCATGATGAAAGCGTTCCGCGCGGTCCTCAAGAACCGCCGGTAA
- a CDS encoding chloride channel protein encodes MQGRKTAREHRSVGDYLRGMAVAAMVGVLGSLAAHGFRWGLDHASAALFGTADDITRLFAGLPWYIRIACPTVGGALAALLLARAQRREQQTGMVSEYLETIDGKMPAVPIVPSLLRCASSFFSIVSGGSIGKEGAMVQLSATAGSAVCARLPRLRGEDFRLAVAMAATGGLAAVYHTPLAAAIFIAEIAFGGIEMRRIGYLFTAAVASTWITSAMGHFTPLYALPSYAFDVTGPGVLAVAALGLLAGAVGSVFLWCTRRARTWFARVHRSLVVRMSLGGLIVGVITLIAPDVTGNGFEPIARLLDGDTLATPLLLLLGLKILATAATVGSGAIGGLFTPSLLIGALTGTVCAPFAAHAFGLQDSAVLFGVLGMAAALAATTQAPLMSTLMVFEMTQEPSFVFPLMIATVGAYAASMLFGQAGAYEVIARHRARYEGRSRLADATAGAVMRPPGLLAPASGTLQAALQVGLKQKNRFVFLVDDAQRFAGAVWTNDLMARVNAGEGGRAALREMADADFPVVYASQRLLDVWQTVVESPAERTPVLSDPTQRRVVGILQKSELLKQARQLFA; translated from the coding sequence ATGCAGGGGCGCAAAACCGCGCGGGAGCACCGATCCGTGGGCGACTATCTGCGCGGCATGGCCGTGGCGGCAATGGTGGGCGTCCTGGGTTCGCTGGCCGCCCATGGGTTCCGCTGGGGGCTGGATCACGCGTCCGCGGCGCTGTTCGGGACGGCGGACGACATCACGCGGCTGTTTGCCGGACTGCCCTGGTATATCCGCATCGCATGTCCGACCGTCGGCGGCGCGCTGGCCGCCCTGCTGCTCGCGCGCGCCCAGCGGCGTGAGCAGCAAACCGGCATGGTGTCCGAATACCTGGAAACCATCGACGGCAAGATGCCGGCCGTTCCCATCGTGCCGTCGCTGCTGCGCTGCGCGTCCTCGTTCTTCTCCATCGTCTCCGGCGGGTCCATCGGCAAGGAAGGCGCCATGGTGCAGCTTTCCGCCACGGCGGGTTCCGCCGTCTGTGCGCGCCTCCCCCGCCTGCGTGGCGAAGACTTCCGGCTGGCGGTGGCCATGGCCGCAACCGGCGGCCTGGCGGCGGTCTATCACACGCCGCTGGCGGCCGCCATTTTCATTGCGGAGATCGCCTTCGGCGGCATCGAGATGCGGCGCATCGGCTATCTGTTCACGGCCGCGGTGGCGTCCACCTGGATCACCAGCGCGATGGGACACTTCACGCCCCTGTACGCGCTGCCTTCGTACGCGTTCGACGTCACGGGCCCCGGCGTACTGGCCGTTGCGGCCCTGGGTCTGCTTGCCGGGGCGGTCGGCTCGGTGTTCCTGTGGTGCACCCGGCGCGCCCGGACGTGGTTCGCGCGCGTGCATCGTTCGCTGGTCGTGCGCATGAGCCTGGGCGGCCTCATCGTGGGCGTGATCACGCTTATCGCGCCGGACGTGACGGGCAACGGGTTCGAACCAATCGCCCGACTGCTGGACGGCGATACCCTGGCCACGCCGCTGCTGCTCTTGCTGGGTTTGAAAATCCTGGCGACGGCCGCCACGGTGGGCTCCGGCGCGATCGGCGGCCTGTTCACGCCTTCCTTGCTCATCGGGGCGCTGACCGGGACGGTTTGCGCGCCGTTTGCCGCGCACGCGTTCGGGCTGCAGGACAGCGCCGTGCTGTTCGGCGTGCTGGGCATGGCGGCGGCGCTGGCGGCCACCACGCAAGCGCCTTTGATGTCCACCTTGATGGTCTTCGAGATGACGCAGGAGCCGTCTTTCGTGTTTCCGCTGATGATCGCCACGGTAGGCGCGTATGCGGCGTCCATGTTGTTCGGCCAGGCGGGCGCCTACGAAGTCATCGCCCGCCACCGCGCGCGCTATGAGGGCCGCAGCCGGCTGGCCGACGCGACGGCCGGCGCCGTGATGCGGCCGCCCGGCCTGCTGGCGCCCGCGTCAGGTACGCTGCAGGCCGCCCTGCAGGTGGGCTTGAAGCAAAAGAACCGTTTCGTCTTCCTGGTGGACGACGCCCAGCGCTTTGCCGGCGCGGTCTGGACCAATGACCTGATGGCGCGCGTCAACGCCGGCGAAGGCGGACGCGCGGCGCTGCGTGAGATGGCCGATGCCGACTTTCCGGTGGTCTATGCCAGCCAGCGGCTGCTCGACGTGTGGCAGACGGTGGTGGAATCTCCTGCCGAACGCACCCCGGTGCTGAGCGATCCGACGCAGCGGCGCGTGGTGGGGATACTGCAGAAAAGCGAATTGCTGAAGCAGGCCCGCCAGCTGTTCGCGTGA